DNA sequence from the Colletotrichum destructivum chromosome 9, complete sequence genome:
CGGcttcgccggcggccaggccgagTACGTCCGCGTGCCCATCGGCGACGTGAACCTGCTCGAGATCCCGGACGGCGTGCCCGACGAGAAGGCGCTGTTCCTGTCCGACGTGCTCGCCACCTCGTGGaacgccgtcaaggacaCGGCCGTCTACGAGGGCGACCAGGTCGCCATCTGGGGCGCGGGCCCCATCGGCCAGATggccggcgccttcgccatcGACCAGGGTGCATCCAAGGTCATCTTCGTTGACACCGAGGCCCGCCTGTCGTTCGTCAAGTCGCGGTGGCCCGCCCAGCacgccgacaagctcgagcTGATCGACTACTCGAAGCTCTCGCACGGCGTCACCAACAAGGAGACGGTCGTGTCGAGGCTCAAGGAGCTCTGCGGCGGTCGCGGCCcggacgccgccatcgagtGCGCTGCTGGCGAGTACCCCAAGGGCTGGCTGCACGCGGCTGAgatcgccatcggcgccgagacggacACGAGCGAGATCGTCAACGAGATGATTGAGGGCGTGCGCAACTTTGGCCGCTGCGGCATCACGGGCGTTTACGTCGGCTACACGAACCACTTCAACATCGGCTCGCTGATGGAGCGTGGCGTGCGCCTCATCGGCAACGGCCAGGCGCCGGTCCACCTGTACTGGGAGGACCTGCTGCGCAAGATCCAGGAGGACAAGATCGACGTCTACCAGATGCTGTCGCACCGCATCCGCCTGGACGACCTGGACAAGGTCTACTACAAGTTCGAGAAGCACGAGGACGGCATCCAGAAGATCTTTGTCGAGACCAAGTTCTCCTTCCCGCGGGCTGAGGGCACGCCGGAG
Encoded proteins:
- a CDS encoding Putative alcohol dehydrogenase, zinc-type, GroES-like superfamily, NAD(P)-binding domain superfamily translates to MATQAAYAAEQVIGHQDDAVTAQDVTNYGGDKGNSNELMKALVWQGKNKVEIVTVPRPKILEENDVILKVTGSTLCGSDLHLLHGSVVQMNKGDILGHEFCGVVDEVGSNVKKAKVGKRYVASFQIACGDCFFCKQKLSSQCERTNSNTMEKSMYGSQTAGMFGYSHFTGGFAGGQAEYVRVPIGDVNLLEIPDGVPDEKALFLSDVLATSWNAVKDTAVYEGDQVAIWGAGPIGQMAGAFAIDQGASKVIFVDTEARLSFVKSRWPAQHADKLELIDYSKLSHGVTNKETVVSRLKELCGGRGPDAAIECAAGEYPKGWLHAAEIAIGAETDTSEIVNEMIEGVRNFGRCGITGVYVGYTNHFNIGSLMERGVRLIGNGQAPVHLYWEDLLRKIQEDKIDVYQMLSHRIRLDDLDKVYYKFEKHEDGIQKIFVETKFSFPRAEGTPEVTTY